The Anastrepha ludens isolate Willacy chromosome 2, idAnaLude1.1, whole genome shotgun sequence DNA window ATATTTCATGACTAACTCTTCACGCAGTATTAACATAATGTCGGAATCCATTTGCCTATAaatcaaattgcaaaaaatatataaatatcttaaggggggagcctggtttataaggtcaaaaaaatcaattgtttttttttcgttttaagcgattcctaatatatttcagaatattcacacaaagttacagagcctaattctcaatatttccgtagatacaaagccaaaagtaggcgagcgttaggtagttacgctgtgaccggacagctatagtacaaactttatcttcttttcttgacttttcatttctttgaattggcgtacatgaatgaaaaaaactaatgaaccttttgaaatgaatcatagcttgttcccttcagtattaaattctgttctatttgaactaacaaaatagataaaaaaaaaacatgtttcaagatttttataccaagttgaagtgaatttttttttatagaaatgcaattttttctttaaaacctccaaaaagttgaaattttggaatttctctcagttttcttagttcagctagaataaaaaatcatgataattagaaatccatttgaattttttgctttagataataattacgagctgtatcttgtacgccagttggaaactccagcgttgcagcgctctactcaTTTctacattaaacatttttttcaacttattttaaccagtacaagcattttttatactttttaaagcaTACTTTTTCGGCcgcggtagccgaatgggttggtgcgtgattaccattcggaattcacagagagatcgttggttcgaatctcggtgaaagcaaaattaataaaaacttttttctaatagcggtcgcccctcggcaggcaatggcaatcctccgagtatatttctgccatgaaaaagacgcacaccactaataggaggagctcggccaagcacctaacagaagtgtatgcgtcaattatttttttttttttttttttaagatagaaaaaactttgcagtgctaaattaattttttccttaaaaaaaaaatcggaaagagatgcaatttttagacctcataacccaggctccccccttaagtaggaaaacatattttagtatattttaccTATATGTTTCTCGTGGCCCATAAAGAACATCAAATGCTTTCTTATTCTCTGTGCTTTTAGAGCGTCCAATGCTTGCCAACTTAGCGGTAGCGTTCCCATCATTTGTCACATCAGCTGCATGCGTGTCATTGAATATTAGGGACTCCGAATTTAAGCCTTTGTCGTTTTGCCCTTTCTGTTGTGCGTCTTTTGTTGATGGCATCAACTTTCCGCGTGCTGCGGAGCAAAGAGAaaggaaattgaaaagaaaaaaaatcatattaaagtaATGAAAGATAATCCCAGAATTTTAATATTGCACTAAATATCAAATTTAGGCCAGAATCTTACGGCTACATTAAAATTGTAGTTATTAACAATATGGTGTAAATTATCCTGATATAATAGATTTAAGCCATGGTTGTCTGCACTTTGTAGAATGTGCTGTTTTGACTGGGTGGGGATGAGCAGGCATGGGTTAAATGCCAACtccaaaaatttcgtaagaaaattTATTCCGCGTCTAAATATGTACCTAAATTTTATACGCTAGATGCCAAGAGTAATTTGCTCTTCAGCTCAACaacttaatattaataataagacaataatattaaaagCGGTCGCGCTCGGCAGgtaatgacaaacctccaagtgAGCTTCTGTCattaaaaagttcgttataaaAATTATCCGCTATTCAGCGGTGACATAAAATTGCATCCTAAATGTGAGACAAAATTAAGAAGCACATcgcaaatattagaaaaaattcaacCTAAAGACATGTCAAAGGAGTATGAGATAtactattataaaattaatgaaattgacgaggtgagaatTCCGTGTCAACGGGACTCTGTAGTTCGAGTGTAGTTATGTACACTCACTTGTATATGAAACGTATTCAATTTCAAAGATACTAACCCTCAGCGCTTTCACTGGAAACTGCTGAATTTGATGTTATAAATTGAGCCTGAGGAGGTATATAATCTGCTGGCGCTTTATCCAACAATAACCGCACTTTGTCTTCTGTGGCTATGAGCTCGCTCAAACGATGTAAAACCTACAATTTGAGAAAAGTTTGAGCCATTTAAATATGCATAATTCGTTTTGTTGTTagtgaaactgtttttttactatctgagatatatgtacatgcctTGCGACGTATCATTTCTTCGTGTTGAGTTGAAAATGAACTGACAGTCTCGCGCATCCAATTCAcacaatgaaaatatatatcCAAAATCCGTTTTTGCAGTTGTTCATCGTAATCGTAAAATATTGAATCTGTATTGGATTCGTCGAAAAACGATGGCAATATTATAGCGCAACCAAGTaaggcatttatttgttccaaaCTGCCTTGATAACGTTGCAGATGAAGAGAACGCACTAAATTGAATAACGGAGCAAGCACTAGGATCGAGGATGAAGAGCTAAAATTTGCAaatcgaaaatataaaattttaatttgtgtttatCGCAGGATTAGATCACTGAAACAACTGTTCGTGGTCTCTTACTCGGGTAAAAGTAGAGTCATTTCAGTACATTGAACGGAACATACATTATGTTAATTTAACGTATGATTAGTTATAattaaggctttttaaaaacaactttttaagcaaaattgtacatacacagaACCCGGCTTCAATACCAATTCTGCTATATTAATTGCTATACTTGGTACTTCGCTTTCCTCAATATTCTCAGTGTCCTCAGCGGTATTAATACATTTCTGATATGATAAGTTAATTCCACTAGAATTAAATGTATAGTACAATCACAGTTATCGGCGGacatatatataagaactcaCAATGGTTTGGTAGGTGAATGTTCGGCCACAAAACTATTTTGGAAATAGAAGGTCATTACATCACATAACCAAATTAGGTATGGTTTGTCCAATTGTGTACAGGAATCACGTTCACTTGGCAGACACCTACAGGCGCACGCCAATTCATCATAAAATAGTGCTAAGGATTCGGGACAGTGTATAGCAGTTGATTCAACAagcactaaaaatatatatttaaaaaataataactgtgTTTTGGATCAAACTAACTGAGTGTTATTATACTCACTTACGAAGTTAGCTGCCATTTTACCGCGCCCGTCGGGTAGTGAACTAGCGTTGGAATATGAAACGTCGAAATCATCATGTTCTATAATAGTATCTTCAATTCGTGCCATACAATCGATTAGCTGAACACTGCCAATGATGCCTTGTTTCTTTACACTTGGCGGCAAATAACAGAACGTATCGTAAGGACTCAAGTATGTGAAACGttttaaataaacttactgCAATGAATgatttattatttgctttttcAAAATCATATCTAGCTGATCCTGCAGCACAGTACACTCGGAAAGTGGTGGCGGAGGAAAGGCAATCGAACAGAGCAACTCCATGGCCAAACGAGTTTGTGTAAGTGTCAGTTCGCTTAAACGGTCTAATAAAGGCTTggcaaaaaatttacatcatATAGCAGAAAGGAAAATTGGATACCagtatttgtgtttgtttaCCATTAATAGTGTGCCCCAATTCTGTATTTCAGCGCGATACTTGATTTGCAATTCTCTTAGTAATTCCAATGAGAGATTTGTAAAATTTCGTGAAGATTTGTCACACGTCAGCTGAAGTAATCTCCTTAGTATACCGCGTTGAATAGAATCACATATTTGAAATAAGATtctgtaagtaaataaaattagccACAAATGCGAAgaaatataaacatatacatatgtatagtgtATATACATCAGTGTTTAAAACAATAGGAACGCGACAAATTACCCAGtttgtacttttttatatgtttttcattttatttctgtttttagtGAGGTATAGCGCATTattcaacaaaaaccatataactctaAGCgccaaactttttacaaaattcagaaaaacttaacaaatttaaaaacattttcataagaaccttcaatttttttctataggaAAATTTtgcgtatgcaattttatatttcaCGCATTAttggtataacaaagtgcaagttgaCAGTGATTCAAAACTCTTTTTGACTCAAAACTCTATcagtgctacaacaacaaacaacctTGATTTTTGACACGTTTTACTTTTCGCGGAGGTGTtgagcattttatttgctttatatggaagaaaattctcaacatcgtatgcaaagctaaaaattctcaaaaagtaACGCAATTTTTTACAGACTTCAATCTTAATAATACACTAGTAtaaaataagctataaaactatGTACCCAGAATTTCCCTCAAGATTCTGATTAAAGAGTTTAAtgacaatttctttaaatttgttgaatattGGTGAAATGTGTACAAAGTTCGGAGCTTTCAGTTACATGATTTTTGTTGTACCTatgtaaaaacatacaaaaaaatataattaaaaaaattttttgaaacatgGAATTTCGTCAAGTTCctattttttaacacaaatgTATGTTTTATGCTAAGCTAATTCTATTcgacaataattttgttaaagttGGCTTACCCATACGACGCTTTAGCAAAGTCtgctacaattttatttttttccctgAGAAAATCATGCATCAATTCCATTAGGATAGATGTATGTTGTTCCAAAACAGCAGCATAGTTCGATTTCATTTCTATAAATATATCAGCCGCTATATGTTCAAGTTTTATGCGACGGcgtagctaaaaaaaaaaataaagaatattcttgtatatacatacctatactaTAATCTATAGATTTAAAGTTAGAAATAGCATTTTACTTACGACGTTctcaatatacatataattatctTCTTTAATATGTATGAGAAGTAGAAGCATTATGAAATCTAAAGACCTGGAAAACGTTTTAGATATTTCGTAAATTCAAATCTACTAACTTTCCTAAATATACCTAAATTGGCTGCCCGGTAATGAAGATAAgattttttgccaaaaagtaTAGAACTTTTTAGAACGCACCAAGGCTTGTTCAATGCAATTAAAAAGCTGTATTTGCGTTTCCCGCTCCATAGGCGTATTCAATCGCCAAACCAATATTTGACGTATAGTGGTAACCAGCtgtaaatgtaattaaaaaattaatacatcaTACATGGCCGATCCATCATATTTACCTCAATGACATCGTCATCAGTAGCCTCAGTTAAATATTTCAGCAGAAAGTTCACCATTAACGGCAAGGTCTGAATGATCAATATTAATGAACCAATTTATTGTATGTGGTAAAATAGATCGACTTACCGTATCGATAAACCCATCTTCCTTTATGTAGTCCAGTATAAGATGGCGAATCTGTTCGTGCATGTGTTTGCCTAAATTGAGCTTTGTCAACGACTGAATTGAGCTCACATGAAATAAATCTTTGCTCGAAGGCAAATTATCCCTACACAATAAAATAGAATATATAAGTAGTTGAAGAGTTAACTATTATATAGGAAGGTGATGAACATAATCTCATTAAGTCATAAAACCAAATGTTACTGAACGGCGGAAGATCCGAAATTGTAATCGGTTGTTTGAGAAGATaatttatatatgaaaatatttgcaagGATCGattaaaacaatttctttcaGTCCTTGCATATCAATAAGATTCTGTTCATCAGACACAAAATATCTGGTACAAAACACGCACAAAAGCATTTGTACAAAATCATCATGTTTGCTTGCGTCCAATATGAACTCAGCATGAACTATAATATCTTGTTTAGAGGGTTCGCTGGCTTTTTTAAATATCTCCAAGATGCGTTCATATATTAGAGTACTATGAGATTGCGCCACATAACGTAGCTGTGCTACAAGTAGCGGTAGTAATGGAACTGTGCCTCCTGCAAGGAATATAGGTGtactgaaaatattaatatcaataaaaaatgtttcattaattgTGGGAAAAACTATGACATTCACTATTTACCTCTGCACAGCAGCATCTAATATCTTATTTAACAATACCTCGACCACTGCATCGCGTAAAAAGTCTATCATTAGAAAGTTTACAATCATACTCTCCTGTGACTGATATGTTGAATCATGGCCAGGCACACTGATTGTACAGCCACTTAACAGTTTCAAACTGTATTTACATTTCGGCGATAATGCCTCACTGAAGCCAGTTTTAAACATATCCACGTTTTCCTTACAAttcgaacattttaaaaatacttcacgAAATTTACTGACAAACGAGATATGATCGCACGCTACCAAATatacatttgtaataaattaattGCTTCACTTTTACgttcatttatacatacataatacaaAATTGTCAGCCTCATCCAACAGTACACCCGCTTTTATAAGTACAAGCTCAAAGTAACTCTTTGGTGGACGGCCACTGGTATTACGCGACTGTGTACGTCCTAGAGACGAGGCGATCATGCTACGCTGTGACAAGTAACGTTGAGTAGCCTCTTGTGACGCTGGAATATTCTCTTCGCTGCTACCACCAGGCTTCTCCAACATGCAAATATCAACTCCAACAGTTGCTGTTGTGGGTTGTGTTTTCTGGTGAATTGAGGCTAAATTCAAAGTGCGCTATCCCAACcaatgttttgtttattaaatgcaTACAATTGCGAAATTCAATCAATAAACTTACTGCAAATTTAACCGATGCATTTTCATCAATTGAAGTCAAGCCtcttttattttccttactCTCGGGCGCTTTTGCGTTTTTATTGAACTTGCGATTTTTATACAtgttggaaataaaattgataatttattgaaaatttatatctAAATACTGCCCGCGTAAATTCAATTGGATTTTGTCTACCACAGTGTTGTATTTTCCATTATACACAACATAACTAGGTGTCTTCACGGgaggtttttcttaaaatacaaACTCTCATTTTTACTATTATGCTAGATACTATTGTTGTTATTCTTATACCTACCGAGTGACAAAAGAATGTTGTAACTGCATAATACTGACAACAACGTTGTTTCTTTATTCCCATTGtttaagcaaaatttctttaaaaagtaatcaaacCAATCATGAAGTATTTTCTGGGAGTAGCAATTTAATTGCCGTCTCTTGTGAAAATACTGAATTGTTTGATCTGAAAAGCTTAAGCTCACTAGAATTATtaccatttaaattaaaaaggtgCTTGGTTTCACCAACGTCGATACAGCCATCAAATTCGAAACTTTTACGTTCGCTCGAATGCTGCAGACTTCATCGGTCGATTATTTAGTCGGTTTCTCTTGAATCACATGAAGAGATACATATAAAGGTTCGGACACTATACCAACTTAATCGCCGCTCACTAAATAGGTGGATGtgccaacaaaaataaaaatgtttaattgggGATGCCATATGTGAATGAAACCCTTAAATATGTAGTTAGTACTCAACTCTGCAAAATCAATTGCACGACGATTAATCAACAGTATACgtattttaaggttttttttttctctagtcCCACcaaattttatagatttttatagattcgccttgatgcTAGTTATTAATAATTTAGGTGTTGAAACTAATCGTTTGTTCGATCTGTAATATGTAATTACGACATTGTTACTTTTTATGAAGCCGCATCAAGTTTTGTCCCAAAATTTCTGCAACCATACGAACGTCCCGTGTTCTGTCAGTAAATGTTGGGCcttttctattcgccacttcctTGCTCGCTATAtttatgctcgattaacttgacgaaaaaattgcatgcaaaaacaacaacaaagttatcgagcaagattcgccaccAGCGAGTAAGGTTATACATACTCATAAAATTCGAATAACTCATTGTCGTACAAAcatatgtaatttaaggcagcacTAGTCCCGCATTGCCAATATATGTTCATTAATACcatttgcttcatctattcgccacttgctaactcttggcgaaaaAAAGAGGCCTGTTGACAATCTGAAGCCCATCGCTAGCTGATCAAGCGCAATATAAAAGTTTTCTTTGCGGAGTTGAAATGGATCTATTGCTGATTTCCTCTTCAATCTGTTAAAGGAAATGGGATTGGTAGTAATTTCTGTAATTAGTGGGTTGGGGTGCGATTGATTGGTTTTAATGtaaaattaagttcaaattAAACTAAGTTATTGGTACAAGCTTCCATATTTTCAAACAACACGTTTGGCGTGAAATAACTTCTGCAAATTGCGTCAGCTGAGTATAAGCAACAGGGCATAAAAAAAGTAACTGGGTCGAAATATCGCTATAATTATTGACTGCGGCGAGCACTCCATAATTGAATATTTGGATAAAGTTTCTTAAGTATTTTGTGTTACTCAATTAGCTTAGTACGAAGAAGACCTCGAGGCTAGAATTTAGTATAATGCcgatcgctttggaaaaaacggtaaaaagggggtgatagaggggtgtatccccatcttaaaactgaaaacagaacctgccggaggcttatagtttttaagtaatttaatgttaaagttctataatttagcgaaaagttggtgttgccatacacctgaaatgaaaacgaagttcgcacgcagggatgttcagtggaaggttcattgtaaaactgcagtattttttgctgtaatttaaagttgagaaatgaatttgaaaataaaaacatacaactcatttaaacttaaaaacaatgatattaagcgtatcacaaaaaataataaagtaattaaattgattaacacagtatttttgcgtggaactctttatcgcgtaggcggccttcggccgcgcttcaaaaaaataaccctcatcagtccaactccggctacgcaatccacagtatttttgcgtagaactccttttcgcgtgggcggccttcggccgcacttcaaaaaaataaccctcatcagtccaactccggctacgcaatgcacagtatttttgcgtaaaactcctttccgtgttaaaaccattgaacccaaaattaaaacgtcatatgcgtgtatgtagtaagcaggcacaataacccccattcccatcattaacactaaactcaagtacttaatttttgttttcatttgcaggcatccggcaacaccatactgttgtaattccaatcttcttcttgttcgcgcttaaaattggaatgtgattgcataggcaaatgaatttgcatttaattttaatagatataattggaatattagcataaaaatcggtacaaacacgcgtgtgagtgtatatttggtgatttatagtgaaatgttaaaaaatatagagtgtaatgtggcaaattatactgatgttcccaagggcattttgaatgtaaataattaaaaaattattatttcccgattaatttaaagttataaagaatgttccttaacacctcactaacatctccaccaagtttcattaaaaaaaacattatagtttgccagaaattccaagatcggcattgttctaaattccagccgacCTCGATGTTCCAGAGAGAGAAAATAATGGGTAAAGGACAACTCTGCCAATTGTACAATCGGATGCAACGCGAACTACTATATGTATACGCTATTCCAGAAAGTCGGAGGTACAGATGTATTATCAGccgagttattcaaaaacagagCCTGCAACCATTCTTAGGTTTGGTTAAGTGGGAGATAAAAGATAATTGTTGATAGTTTACcgtgaaagaaaaaacaaatttctcagCAAATTTAGATACGTTTcgtttttaattcaataatttttttatattatatttgtaactACAACTATAATCTTAAACTATTATTGCTTTATCATCTTAAAGATGTATTAAATTAATACATAGCTTATACAGTGataaaaatgtacaattgtACGTAGgtatatgaatgtattttgtggcttaaacaagtgataattttttcaattgaataCTTATACCAGTTACAAAAGTGCAGAGCATTTGAATATCAAATTtgagattgaatttttttttttcatatatgcatgtatgtatgttttaattttaagctaTGTAAAAATGTGCTTATAcgaatatgtacaaatgtaaattGACGATGTGCTCATTACAGATTAAAGAGAGAATTTATCATTGAACGCTGAGTAAAAATAAGTGGTACtttctatttatattttattagttgTATTGgcattatttacttatattcttCAGTGTATGCAAAATTATGGTGATGAGTTATAATTCTtgcagatatatgtatatgtgctgtAATATTGCTTGATTATTTAACGTTTTGTTAGTGTTGAGGAGATATTTTCGGATAAAAGctactacatccatgcatacTAATGCCTGATTTTCACTATGCCCTTTTTATTATGCAATGTGCCACTGCTATGGAATCGTCCCTAATTTTGCGTTAATATCTTTTGATGCTACAGCTTTCTGAACAaagttatttcataaaaaaattacaatgaaaACCAGGCATTAAACTAATACTGCTATGTAGTTTTAAATATGCTATTGTTTTCGTTATCAATATAGAAAACCATTTTCTTTAAAGTGCTAttaatgcatatgcatgtacatatgtatgcatgtatgtaattTAATATCTGAAATAATTTagattttctcataattttagaTTTGTTTTTTCGTGCGCCTACGTTTGAAACCAGTCATTTGCTTTAGTAATTGGGAATTTTCATCATCCATATCCATGCTGGGCTCCCACAAGCGCAGACGTCTCGGTATGTAAATTAGGCCAATTAAAGTTATcgctaaaaaatagaaaaaaatcaattatatacaaattgaaaataaattttgtaaaaatgttgcaatttcTTATATAAAAGGTTGCCAATAATAGGtgctattttgaatagcccgctatttcggtagatttcacttttgaagctgtcattttttgatatttgacaagtagaaactacgccattcaTAAAAATGGAAcaatacacgcttaaacaacgcattgaaaccGTGCACGTCggtcaagaacagccgaaaatattactATTGTAACCGaaggtgttgaagaaaacccaggtttctccattcctcgtcggcattccacaaacgtcattacaccgtaatttgcataaagatttgggtcttatggcttataaagtccagtaaacacaagaactcaagccggccgatcatcaacaacgtcgtgtctttgctgattgaaATGCACGAAAATGAtgcggaattccatcgaaaaatcatcttgagtgatgaggcccatttccacctcggtggtttcgtcaacaagcaaaattgtcagatctggggctcagaaaat harbors:
- the LOC128854848 gene encoding Fanconi anemia group D2 protein homolog — translated: MYKNRKFNKNAKAPESKENKRGLTSIDENASVKFARTLNLASIHQKTQPTTATVGVDICMLEKPGGSSEENIPASQEATQRYLSQRSMIASSLGRTQSRNTSGRPPKSYFELVLIKAGVLLDEADNFVLSCDHISFVSKFREVFLKCSNCKENVDMFKTGFSEALSPKCKYSLKLLSGCTISVPGHDSTYQSQESMIVNFLMIDFLRDAVVEVLLNKILDAAVQSTPIFLAGGTVPLLPLLVAQLRYVAQSHSTLIYERILEIFKKASEPSKQDIIVHAEFILDASKHDDFVQMLLDNLPSSKDLFHVSSIQSLTKLNLGKHMHEQIRHLILDYIKEDGFIDTTLPLMVNFLLKYLTEATDDDVIELVTTIRQILVWRLNTPMERETQIQLFNCIEQALVRSKKFYTFWQKILSSLPGSQFRSLDFIMLLLLIHIKEDNYMYIENVLRRRIKLEHIAADIFIEMKSNYAAVLEQHTSILMELMHDFLREKNKIVADFAKASYGILFQICDSIQRGILRRLLQLTCDKSSRNFTNLSLELLRELQIKYRAEIQNWGTLLMPLLDRLSELTLTQTRLAMELLCSIAFPPPPLSECTVLQDQLDMILKKQIINHSLHVKKQGIIGSVQLIDCMARIEDTIIEHDDFDVSYSNASSLPDGRGKMAANFVMLVESTAIHCPESLALFYDELACACRCLPSERDSCTQLDKPYLIWLCDVMTFYFQNSFVAEHSPTKPFGINLSYQKCINTAEDTENIEESEVPSIAINIAELVLKPGSVSSSSILVLAPLFNLVRSLHLQRYQGSLEQINALLGCAIILPSFFDESNTDSIFYDYDEQLQKRILDIYFHCVNWMRETVSSFSTQHEEMIRRKVLHRLSELIATEDKVRLLLDKAPADYIPPQAQFITSNSAVSSESAEARGKLMPSTKDAQQKGQNDKGLNSESLIFNDTHAADVTNDGNATAKLASIGRSKSTENKKAFDVLYGPRETYRQMDSDIMLILREELVMKYPLPSDDMGKRIGLLEFRFILNDLISKLESITAAQKFQNEQPLQHVAKPEYFMCDLSKFLQTILERMSKLSKEINTQLESVKYVYSNGDLFTPEFNYIKLCFNMCLRLLAVFFSWPQFSDGSDTETLLTDSLLVLLDNTKRSSLRKKPIADVAAAAFDVMLTYEVSIVDLKTAVYLLDLLKLLKRFSNKSSNSSCSNLEQRKVLIEKQEKEIRGLCKKFLQRKWFSYEGLAEKGATCNIYLNILVKDFLKNSDFRRLATILRTLLDECKQLKSKDSALKSFPNFKKANFPLLFRGMCETTVDFLCELINKSATQRGDKMKMWDKSCDLFNILLDIVKSLDVPRNFQLFMKHAHVYLKLLLQHGLEVINQTLREDPGRVSEFLKSLQTVTRFLHNICCHSKALQNTAIIGQIPALRETVETLVFRVKAIMTANKCSSVFSMGNLKNKDIHGDEILSQSARVNAANEHDSEEDIPEDEDSADETVLDEDEAANTRESTKSTNTTNRSKSSSRSKCF